The Streptomyces tendae DNA segment GGTGAGCTCGGAGCGGTCCGACATCCGCGCGTAGAACATCGAGCCCGAGCGGTCCACGAGGACCAGCGTCCGGCCGGGCAGCGCGGGCACGTTGGCCAGCGAGTGGCCGAGCGCCCGCTCCAGCGCGTACGACCACCGCAGTGACGGCGCGTGCCGGTACGCGGCGAGGTACCGGAAGGGGAACTGCCGCGACCGTGCGACCTCGGCGGGGTCGGCGATGCGCGCGGCGACCCGCGCGGCGACCTCGTCGCAGACGCCGGCCTCGTCGAAGTTCCGCAGGTTGCGCACCAGTGCCATCGGGCCCATGGAGGGGATGACGGCCTCCCAGGCCGCCTTGTCCATCGACCCCTGCAGCCAGCCCGCCAGCGCCTCCCAGGTGAGGCCCGCGGCGGCGAGCCGCTCGGCACCACCGGGTGCCGTGACGACCGCGCGCCGGTCCTCGACGGGCAGCGCCATCAGCTCGCGGTGGGCGGTGAGGACGCGGTTCGAGGCGGGCGGCTCCGCGGTGTCCGGGTGGTGCCGGCGGTCGAGGGCGTACCGGAACAGCTCGCCCTGCCACGGCTTGTCCGGGTCCGGGGCGGCGTGCACCAGGTTCAGGATGTCGCCGAAGCGGTAGCCCTTGGACGCGGTGTCGTACTTCAGCAGGGCCTTGCCCCCGTAGAGCCGGCGCACGGCGTCGGCGACACCGCGCTTGACCGGCTTCGGGATGTTCCGGCCGTGGCGGGCCGTCCAGTAGGCGAGCAGTTCACCGGGCTCGTCGGGACGGCGCAGCACGGAGTCCACGACCCGCCGGTTCGACGGACCACCGGTCGCGCCGGCGTCCAGCCGGGCCTTGACGTACTCGGCCGCGCCGACGAGCGAGGCGGTGCGCAGGTTGCCCTCGCCGCGCAGCCAGCCGAGCAGTCCGGCCGTCCAGTCCGGGTCGCTCACGGCGAGTTCACGCACGAGCTTCGCGAACCGGTCGTCGCGGGCGTCGCCGCTCTCGTAGAAGGTCTGCTGCGTCACGAAGTTGGACACCGCGAGCAGGAAGAGTTCCGAGCGTGCGTCGCGCTCGCGTCCACGGCCGCCCTGGTACGTACGCAGCACACGGCCGGTGGACGTCACCCGCGACGTCGGCTGCGGCCCCGCGGCCCGCGTGTTGAATCGCGCCATGGTGAATTCCCCCGCATTCCTGTCGTATCCGAAAGGGAGGCGCGACAAAGGAGGGTGCCCGAGAAACGAGTCGGCCGCGGAACAGTTCAGGCGCGTCTTCCATTTCCGCCACACCGGCCCGAAGCCGATGACGGGATTCGAACCCGCAGTGAACCTGATCCCGAAGTATCCGCTGCCTGCGCACCGGGCACCCACCAAATGCTGCGCCTCCCGAGATCAAGTCGGCGGCGGCATGGGATTCTTTTACGAGAAGAAGTAGCCGCGGCCCGCGCACCGGGAGGTGCATGAAGTTGTGGTGTCCAGAGATCGAGGCCGGCGGAACCGACGAAGGTGCTCTGACCCCTGAGCTACACCGGCGCGTGGTGCCGGTGACGGGACTCGAACCCGCGACCGCCCCATTATCAGTGGAAGTAGGTCCTGCCTTCGCACCTGGACGTGCATCACTGTAGGAGGACGGCCGTCGGCGGGGCGAGCGAATTATTCACCGGTCTTTTCGCCGCTCCACGGACCGGCGGCGACGGGCCGGATGTCCGCTTCCTTGTTTCCGGCGTACGGCTCGGGCCGTCGGGTGAGAAGGTCCCGCCGGTGACTGCGCTCCGTTCCTGCTCCATCCCGGCGCCGGTGAATGCGCTCCGTTCCGGCTCCTCCTCGGCGCCGGTGCCGAATGCGCCGCGGGCGGACGGGCGGGACCGGCGCTCGTCCCGGTCCCGCCCGCTTCGGAACACCGGCCGGACGGAGGCGGTCACGGGACCGGCCGCTTCCGTCGGCCGCTCGCGCGGGCGGATCGCCGCTCGCGCGGCGCCCGCCCGCGGGCTAACCCCCCTGCTGCGACCGCGCCTTGAACGCGGCCTTCCGCGCTTCCTTCGCGATCTTTTTGTCGGAGTGCAGGCGCCCCATCGCCTCCAGGACGTCCGCCGTGGCGGGATGCTCCACCCGCCAGGCCGTGTCGAAGAAGCCGCTGTGCTGCCGGGCCAGCCCCTCCACCAGGGACCGCAGTTCCTCCGAGTTGCCCTCGGCGGCGAGCTGCGCGGCCACCGTGTCGATGGTCAGCCAGAAGATCATCGCCTCGGACGGCGGCGGCACGTCCCCGGCCCCGTGCTCGGCGAGCCACACCCGCGCCAGACCGCCCAGTTCGGCGTCGTCCAGCACCTCCCGCAGCGCGGGCTCGGCCGCGGCGCCCACCAGCGACAGCGCCTGCTGGCAGCGCAGCCGGCGCAGGGGCGCGCCCTCGTCCGCGCCGCGCGCCGCGGCCAGCAGCTCCCGTGCGGCCTCCAACGGCCGGCGCCGCTCCAGCCAGCGCTCGGTCTCGGCGTGGGCGGCGACCGGCGGGAACCCGGCCGTGCCGTCGAGCAGCGCGTCGGCGCCCTTGTCGGTGAGGTCGCCGACGGCGGGCGCCTCGAAGCCCGCCTCCAGCAGCCGGGCGCGCAGCCCGTACAGGCCGAGCGGGGTCAGCCGCACCAGGCCGTAGCGGGCGACGTCCGTGTCGTCCACCGGGGCGGCGGGCTCCTCGTCGGCGTCGGCCATCAGGTCCTCGTCGACGGGCTGGTACTCCACGAGCCCGATGGGCTCCAGCATCCGGAACTGGTCGTCCAGCCGCATCATCGCGTCGGACACCTGCTCCAGGACGTCGTTGGTGGGCTCCGGCATGTCGTCGGGCACGATGACGGAGGCGGCCAGCGCGGGCAGCGGCACCGGCGCGTCGCCGGCCTTGTCCTCGCCGACGGTCAGCAGGTACAGGTTGCCGAGCACCCCGTCGAGGAACTCCGCCTCCGCCTCCGGGTTCCAGTCCAGCGCGTCGAGGTCCAGCTCGCCCGACCCCTCGCCCCCGGCGATGGCGTCGACCAGCCCGCCGAGGTCCGGCACGCTCGCGTCGCCCAGCACGGTCTCCAGCGCGCCGAGCCACACGCCCAGCACGTCCTGCGGGGACCCCTCGGTGAGCAGCGCCAGTTCCGGGCCGGTGCGGACGGTGCCCTCCTCCTCGTCGACCACCTCGACGAGCCCGGTGTCGACGGCGACCCGCCAGGCCTCACTGGCCTCGGCCGCGGCGTCCTCCCCGGTCAGCCCCAGTTCCCCGGCGGCGTCGGGGAGTTGCTCCTCCACCAGTCCGCCGCCGGCGTCCACCCGGGTCCCGGGGCCGGCCCAGCGGGCGAGCTTCGCGGCCCGGGACAGCACAGGGGTGGACAGGGCGTCGCGCGCCAGCTCCGCTTCGGGGCGCAGCCGCGCCGGGGGCAGGGTGGAGCTGTCTGACATCGGATGGTTCTCCTCGTGCCTCTTACGACTCAGCCGCTCAGCCTAGACGGATTTCCACCTATGCCGCCCACTTCCTCTCCGCGTCGGTGACCGTACATGGCCGAAACCTTGACAAGTGGCTTGGCCAGGCTGGACATTGACGCGCGTAGACAGGGTGTGTCCCGCACCCGCCCACCCTCGTTCCGGTCCCCGGAGGGAATCCCGTTGCCGAGCAAGCCGACCGCGCGTCTCGCCGCGCTCACCGTCGCCGCCGTGTGTTCCGCGGCGTCCACCGTCGTCCTCACGACGCCCGCGCACGCCGAGTCCGTGCGCATCCACGACATCCAGGGCGACACCCGCGTGTCGCCGTACGCCGGCAAGCAGGTCACGGACGTGACCGGAATCGTCACCGGCGTCCGTACCTACGGTTCGTCCCGCGGCTTCTGGATGCAGGACGCCGCCCCGGACGCCGACCCGGCCACCAGTGAGGGCGTGTTCGTCTTCACCAGTTCCACGCCGCAGGGCGTCGCGGTGGGCGACGAGGTCTCCGTCTCCGGCACGGTCACGGAGTTCGTCCCCGGCGGCGCGTCGTCCGGGAACCAGTCGGTGACCGAGATCACCAAGCCCACCGTCACGGTCGTCTCCCGGGGCAACCCGGTCCCGGCCCCGGCGACCCTCGACGCGCGCTCGGTCCCGGCCGCGTACGCGCCGAAGGGTGACCCGGCGGCCGGCGGCTCGGTCAACGCGCTGCGCCTGCGCCCGTCCGCCTACGCCCTCGACCTGTACGAGACCCTGGAGGGCATGAACGTCCGGGTGGCCGACGCCCGGGTGGTGGGCGCCACCGACCCGTACACCGAGCTGTGGGTCACGGTGAAGCCCCAGGAGAACCGCAACCGGCGCGGGGGCACGGTCTACGGCTCGTACGACGCCCAGAACACCGGCCGGCTGCAGATCCAGTCCCTGGGCAGCGCGTCCGCCTTCCCCGACGCGAACGTCGGCGACGTCCTCGCCGGCGCGACCACCGGCCCCCTGGACTACAACCAGTACGGCGGCTACACCCTGGTGGCGAGCGAGCTCGGCGCCCTGGAGTCCGGTGGCACCGAGCGCGAGACGACCCGCAGGCAGCACCGCTCCGAACTGGCGATAGCCACCTACAACGTCGAGAACCTCGACCCGTCCGACGACACCTTCGCCGCGCACGCCGACGCGATCGTGCACCACCTCTCCTCGCCCGACATCGTGTCGCTGGAGGAGATCCAGGACAACAACGGCGCCAAGGACGACGGCACGGTCGCCGCCGACGAGACGCTGGAGAAGCTGATCGACGCCGTCGAGGCGGCCGGCGGCCCGCGGTACGACTGGCGCGCCGTCGACCCGGCCGACAAGGAGGACGGCGGCGAACCGGGCGGCAACATCCGTCAGGCGTTCCTGTTCAACCCGGCCCGGGTCTCCTTCACCGACCGGCCCGGCGGCGACGCCACCACGCCGACCGACGTCGTCAAGGTCCGCGGCAAGGCCGCCCTGACCCTCTCCCCCGGCCGCGTCGCCCCGGACTCCGCGGCCTTCGAGGACAGCCGCAAGCCGCTGGCCGGCGAGTTCGTCTTCCGCGGCCGTACGGTCGTCGTCATCGCCAACCACTTCTCGTCCAAGGGCGGCGACCAGGGTCTGACCTCGCAGTACCAGCCGCCGGTGCGCGGTTCGGAGACGCAGCGCCACCTGCAGGCGCAGGAGGTCCACGACTTCGCGGCGAAGATCCTCAAGGTCCAGAAGAACGCGGCGGTCGTGGCGCTCGGCGACATCAACGACTTCGAGTTCTCCCGCACCACCGCGCTCATGGAGGGCGGCGGCACGCTCTGGTCCGCGATCAAGTCGCTGCCCGCGTCGGAGCGTTACTCCTACGTGTACCAGGGCAACAGCCAGGCGCTCGACCAGATCCTGATCAGCCCGTCCATCCGCCGCACGTGCTCCTTCGACTACGACAGCGTGCACATCAACGCGGAGTTCCACGACCAGATCAGCGACCACGACCCGCAGGTCCTGCGCTTCAAGCCGTGACGCGGGGGCGCTCGGTACCACGGCTGGAGTGCTTGGCGTCGTGACAGCGGACGGCGGGGGCACGGAGCGGCGGTTCACCGCTTCCGTGCCCCCGCCGTCACTCGCACCCGGACGGACCGGTCAGTGGTGTCGGCGCTGCACCATCACCGCACCCACCGCGAGCATCACCAGCGCGCCCGCGGCGGCCATCAGCTGCGTGCGGTGCTGCTTGCCGACCTCACCCGCGTGGGCGGCGCTGCTGCGCATCTGCACGGTCATCGCGCCGGCCCGGTCCCGCAGCTCGTCGGCGCGTGCCCGCGCCCGTGCCTTGACGTCCATCTTCCCGGCCAGCTCCTCGACGGTGTCGCCGAGTTCGTGCCGGGTCCGCTCGATCTCGCGGCGCAGCTCGTCCGGGCCCTTGGCCCCGTGCGCCGCCGCCTCGCTCGCGGCGTCCATGTGGGCTCCCGACGCGGACGTCGTGCCCCTCACGTCGTGCGTCATCGGTGCGCCCTTCCCTTGATCTCCTCGACGTCGGCCTTCACGCTGCCCAGCGTCCGCTCCGGCTTGGGAGGCGTGGCCCGGCGCAGTTGTCCGCGCCCGGTCAGCGCCAGCACGCCGGCGATCGCGAACAGCACCCCGGTGATGATCAGCGCAGCCGCC contains these protein-coding regions:
- a CDS encoding TROVE domain-containing protein, whose translation is MARFNTRAAGPQPTSRVTSTGRVLRTYQGGRGRERDARSELFLLAVSNFVTQQTFYESGDARDDRFAKLVRELAVSDPDWTAGLLGWLRGEGNLRTASLVGAAEYVKARLDAGATGGPSNRRVVDSVLRRPDEPGELLAYWTARHGRNIPKPVKRGVADAVRRLYGGKALLKYDTASKGYRFGDILNLVHAAPDPDKPWQGELFRYALDRRHHPDTAEPPASNRVLTAHRELMALPVEDRRAVVTAPGGAERLAAAGLTWEALAGWLQGSMDKAAWEAVIPSMGPMALVRNLRNFDEAGVCDEVAARVAARIADPAEVARSRQFPFRYLAAYRHAPSLRWSYALERALGHSLANVPALPGRTLVLVDRSGSMFYARMSDRSELTRADAAAVFGTAVALRAAKADLVEFGSTSAPVRFRRGESVLRILDRFGNLGGTDTTEAVRRHYQGHDRVLIVTDEQYAPSRHGDPTEQVPAEVPVYTWNLAGHRAGHGPSGTAGRHTFGGLSDAAFRTVPLLEAGRSADWPWAAA
- a CDS encoding endonuclease/exonuclease/phosphatase family protein produces the protein MPSKPTARLAALTVAAVCSAASTVVLTTPAHAESVRIHDIQGDTRVSPYAGKQVTDVTGIVTGVRTYGSSRGFWMQDAAPDADPATSEGVFVFTSSTPQGVAVGDEVSVSGTVTEFVPGGASSGNQSVTEITKPTVTVVSRGNPVPAPATLDARSVPAAYAPKGDPAAGGSVNALRLRPSAYALDLYETLEGMNVRVADARVVGATDPYTELWVTVKPQENRNRRGGTVYGSYDAQNTGRLQIQSLGSASAFPDANVGDVLAGATTGPLDYNQYGGYTLVASELGALESGGTERETTRRQHRSELAIATYNVENLDPSDDTFAAHADAIVHHLSSPDIVSLEEIQDNNGAKDDGTVAADETLEKLIDAVEAAGGPRYDWRAVDPADKEDGGEPGGNIRQAFLFNPARVSFTDRPGGDATTPTDVVKVRGKAALTLSPGRVAPDSAAFEDSRKPLAGEFVFRGRTVVVIANHFSSKGGDQGLTSQYQPPVRGSETQRHLQAQEVHDFAAKILKVQKNAAVVALGDINDFEFSRTTALMEGGGTLWSAIKSLPASERYSYVYQGNSQALDQILISPSIRRTCSFDYDSVHINAEFHDQISDHDPQVLRFKP
- a CDS encoding DUF3618 domain-containing protein, giving the protein MDAASEAAAHGAKGPDELRREIERTRHELGDTVEELAGKMDVKARARARADELRDRAGAMTVQMRSSAAHAGEVGKQHRTQLMAAAGALVMLAVGAVMVQRRHH